The Cryptomeria japonica chromosome 9, Sugi_1.0, whole genome shotgun sequence DNA segment TTTCACACAgtaaaatcaaatatttcaataggAATTATCTAATACTGAATTAACTGGGCTATACTGTAATGAATTTTGGCATGAATTAGCGTATGTACACTGAATATTACTTGCTGTGGAAGCCATAGATTTGTTTCGAAGAATATTAGATGTACAATTTTTAGGTTTACCTGAATGCTGGAGGTACATTGGGCAATAGTTCATGCTGTTATACTCTTTGAGGTGATGATAATAGAATGTGTCTTTCAACTTCTAAAATATACTTAAGGAAGAGAGGACCGTATTAATTTAGTTCATAATGCTCAAGGCTATAGATCAGTCTTGTTCTGTTTTGTTGGAAATTTTAGTCATTGAATTGCCATGTAAGGTAGCAATAATAATATCAGTGAGCTGCATTGTCTCATGAATGAATTATTGTGTATTCTATGCAGTCAAGTTTCAAGGTAGCAGGTTGGACATTGAACATTAGGATGTTTGAGAAGCAAGCTATTTGTATTATAGTTCCTTGTTGTTTCTAGCATTGGAATTCTGTAGAATTAAATGACTGTTCAAGAATCTTTGATTACTTTGCTATTTTGTCTTAATTGTTACTTTGTTTAGGGTTATTGACCTATGGTAATCATTGTTTTTTGAAACTCTGTTTTGTGTGATATTGGTCGTAACTGTCTTTATGTGTTACAGATAAGGACAATCTATGTCTGTATGGATTGCCTAGTGAACAATGGGAAGTGAATCTACCTGCAGAAGAGGTGCCTCCTGAAATACCTGAGCCAGCTTTAGGAATCAACTTTGCAAGGGACGGGATGCAGGAAAGGGATTGGCTGTCTTTGGTTGCTGTACATAGTGATGCTTGGCTGTCTGCAGTTTCTGTCTATTATGGTGCAAGATTTGGTTTTGACAGGAATGACAGGTACACTTCACTTGGattgaacttacttttatctcaaTTGATTTGTTCTGGATAATGTGCTGCCAAAAAGTTCCCCGTGAGAAGCATCCGTTGCTGCTATCTCTGTGAAGTTTGCAACCACTGACACAAGCTTTCATGTTCTCTGTGTCACTTGCGCTGCTAAAATGCAATGCCTTTACTTCCGATTTTTCATGATCTCTTTTTTTAAAACTTGCGGCCCAGGACATTCACTTTGATTTCCCAATGTTTCCCTTTGTTTAGTGGGCCAACCTAGACCTAGACTCCACATCAGATGGAAGGGCTCTTAGAGTTTCCCGCCTATGAATTTGGGGAAGGAATTTCTATCGGCCAATTTCTTAGGGCTCTTAGGGCTCTACATAGAATAACCCATATGCAGTGACAGCAATTACTTAACATATGGTGATAGTAACCCCTATTTCTTAAGTAGTGTTGGGTTCGCAGGTCACTTTCCCTTTACCTATCTATTTACAAATACCTCAATAATGGGAAACTGCATGTATTTTCCCTGATATTTTGGTGATGGTTTGATTGCAATTTTCATACTTAATTACTGAGTATATTTCCTATACAACCTTTGGGGTGTGCCTGCCTTAAAACAGTAAAATCTCATTAAGTATATATAATGTTGTGCGAGGGCTTGAACCATGCAAGATGTTGCACTCAAAGCAACCACTATTGTTATTACATTACTCTTGACTCTTCCGAAAGTAGTAAACAGACTTGAAGCAAAAATGATCTGCAAAAGAGCAGTGCTTCTTGACGCCTGAGTTTTTGATATTCTGTATACCAGAGTACAAACTATATCTCTTAGTAAGATTAGGGTGATGCCGAATAAAAATTATTTATGGCATACAGTTATCAGAATGCTTCTACCTGAGCAAGAGCCTTGGCAATGCGATAACATAAAATTATATTTCAGGAACACAAGATATTACCTAAGACTCACCACTATTTGAGATGCTGTTAGATTCTCATCAGTTGAAAATAAAAGTGCCACCTTGTAGACAGACCGGATTGACTAGATTTTTTCACAAGTCAAGCAATTTGATTTATGCCGAGGacttggaatgcaatatttttagcTTTCACCCTATTAATTTATTTGAAGTTTCTGGAATTGATTTATTCAAACAATTTTGCACGGTATTTTGGGGTGCTACATCTTGATCCATCGTTGGGGACAAGTATTTGTATGGATTGCATTAGGCAAGCATGTGCTCCTAGGTACTTGATGGTAGATAAAAACCATGCAGACTAGTATGTTGCTATTGAATTTGTCTGTGTAAAGCAAATACCACCATGCACCATTATTATCCCTTTGGATTCCCATGACAACCTTACTCCTTTAATAATTCGAAAAAAGTGCATTTTTCTTTTGCTATCGAACATTATAAATGATCTGCTCATGGTTGGTTATACAAATTAGCTAAGTTGTTTTCTGAACTGAAATGAATACACGGTAAGCTTCAATTGATAATAAAGGGATACAGCAAATTTTATTCTGTTAAGTTATGGGtaaacatatttttttattgtacttCTGTAGTTTGCAATGATTTGCAATTATTATTGAATAAGACAAGTTATTAAAGAAGGGAATACATCTAAACAGAAACCAGAAATTGAGAATATTTTAAGCTTATAAAAGGGAAACATCCCATTACTGGACAAAAGTTTTGAATGAATTTTAGACTGTTTTAGCCTAGAGAGTTTAAATGAAATTGGTGTGCTGGCAGAAAGCGGCTATTCAACTTGATGAATGAACTTCCAACAATATTTGAGGTTGTTACTGGAACTGCAAAGAAGCAAGTGAAGGAAAGATCAACAGTAACCAACAACAGCAGTAGCAAAAGCAAGTCAGGAGGGAAGTCAGTGAGTCCTTATACCCTACGTGATTATCTATATGCCACTTTTTTTCTCATTTAGGGACTTGGACTTCCTGAAATAATATGCTCACATGACTTGTTTCTGTTTTTGGTTTTAGCAGCGAACATCTGATTCTCAACCGAAAATGTCAAAGTTAGTACAACCCAAAGATGAAGAGGAAGGCCAGGATGAAGAAGAGGATGAGGAGCATGGGGAGACCCTTTGTGGATCCTGCGGTGGAATTTATACAGCAGAATCATCTGATTTTTGGATTGCCTGTGATGTTTGCGAGAATTGGTTCCATGGAAAATGTGTGAAGATTACCCCTGCAAGAGCTGAGCACATTAAGCATTACAAATGTCCATCCTGTAGTAAAAGAGCTAGAATTTAAGAACAAGCTAAAGGTTATATCTAATGTTTCTTATAACATTGTGGCTTCAGGTGCAAGAGTGTTTGCAGCCACTAGAATGTGTACCTCACAATCAAAATTGGTGTCTAGGGCAGATTGAGGCATGATGTGACCCTTGAGGTCAGATAGAGACTAGTGCAACATCTGTGCACAGTGAGCTAGAAGTTTGCTTGCTTTTTGATTGTAAGATAACAGATTATGATATTTAGAAGTTTTGTTAGCTGTTTAGGTGACGTTAGGCACATTGTTTTTGAAACTTTGAGGTTATATCAGAAAAGTTATCTGTATGTAATTGAACTAGAATCTTGTTTGCTTGTACTATTTTCTACACTCGTTGCAAGAAATTTCCAGCCTTAATCTGTTGATTTTTTGCATTCACTCACTTGAGATAAGGAAACATGTGTTCTGCTGTTTGCCACATGCAAAAGGCAAATTGTATCGATGCCAATTGCAACTGATTTGCAGTTTAATCACATAGGCATGAATTTCCAATGCTCAGTAGTATTTTTGTTTTAGTTATATTGAAAATTCTATAAGCTGTATTGTCATTCCTGCTCCCTCCTGCCAACCTCATCTCTTCGCACACAAACTCTTAATGGCAAATTTCATTCTACCTTTCTTTTTCTTCTGTTAACTTAAAAATGCTTGGCATATGACATGACAATTTTTTTAGGCCTGGGCTATGTTGCTAGTTCAGGTTTTGGGTTCAGCAGTTTATACCAATTTTTTTCACAGGTTGGGTATGGTTGGGTTCAAAAGATACATTATTCGCACAAAATTAAATACAGAACACAACtgataatttataattattaattcaaCATAAATTGTTGCATTTTAAAAGTTAAATAGAAATGGTTTATATTAGTGCCACTGCACGTGGAAAATGAATAAAAATCATTACGTTGCTCTACATGTAGAGCATCAATATGATCAGCTGGTTTGTTAGAATCACAAGCAATGCCAGTGGGATTATGCAAGTGACACCATGTGACAGCCTTGTACCCCTTATATTCAATCGAGGTTAAGGAAAACTGTTAGGATTAGCAGTTTTTTAACTGTTAGCATTAAcagttttttttttctaattatagAAATATCTTTTGTTGGTCCCAGGCTGAGTCTCCCCAGGTTTGCGCAGAATATTGCTTTAGGCCTCTAGATTTCATCCAGCGCAAGACCCTGGGCGAATCCACGCCAGACCTGGGCCAGGATAAGGGTCCAGTCTGATCCCAGGCTACCCCCACAAGTTGCACCGTGCAGGTGACAACATGTGGCAGCCCTGTGCTAACTTATATTCATTCTAG contains these protein-coding regions:
- the LOC131064652 gene encoding PHD finger protein ALFIN-LIKE 4 isoform X1, whose translation is MEGGGGSVRRSVEDVFKDFKGRRAALIKALTTEVEDFYNQCDPDKDNLCLYGLPSEQWEVNLPAEEVPPEIPEPALGINFARDGMQERDWLSLVAVHSDAWLSAVSVYYGARFGFDRNDRKRLFNLMNELPTIFEVVTGTAKKQVKERSTVTNNSSSKSKSGGKSQRTSDSQPKMSKLVQPKDEEEGQDEEEDEEHGETLCGSCGGIYTAESSDFWIACDVCENWFHGKCVKITPARAEHIKHYKCPSCSKRARI
- the LOC131064652 gene encoding PHD finger protein ALFIN-LIKE 4 isoform X2 yields the protein MEGGGGSVRRSVEDVFKDFKGRRAALIKALTTEVEDFYNQCDPDKDNLCLYGLPSEQWEVNLPAEEVPPEIPEPALGINFARDGMQERDWLSLVAVHSDAWLSAVSVYYGARFGFDRNDRKRLFNLMNELPTIFEVVTGTAKKQVKERSTVTNNSSSKSKSGGKSRTSDSQPKMSKLVQPKDEEEGQDEEEDEEHGETLCGSCGGIYTAESSDFWIACDVCENWFHGKCVKITPARAEHIKHYKCPSCSKRARI